Proteins encoded by one window of Dehalococcoidales bacterium:
- a CDS encoding SDR family NAD(P)-dependent oxidoreductase — protein MLLKDKVAVITGGAAGIGRGIAVRFAAEGAKVVIADISPDKGEKTAADIKKGGGEAFFVRCDVADGQQVQALADLAVERYGKIDILVNNAGGVSGDAKIEDTTEAAWDKIIDINLKGQFLCCRAVVPVMKKNRYGKIINLSSMGAVSPPAPIVHYHAAKGGVLGLTRDLAVELAHLNITVNAILPGPILTDFYTDILKEQPGLLEKLNKKVPMRRMGTPEDIAGVALFLASGLSSYVTGEDICVGGGLPLSPLDEDKL, from the coding sequence ATGCTGCTTAAAGACAAGGTGGCTGTCATAACCGGCGGGGCGGCGGGCATCGGGCGGGGCATCGCGGTACGGTTCGCCGCGGAAGGCGCGAAGGTGGTTATCGCGGATATTTCCCCGGACAAGGGCGAAAAGACCGCGGCGGACATTAAAAAGGGGGGCGGGGAGGCTTTTTTTGTCAGGTGCGACGTTGCCGATGGTCAACAGGTCCAGGCCCTGGCCGACCTCGCGGTAGAGAGGTACGGGAAAATAGATATCCTGGTGAATAACGCCGGCGGCGTCTCCGGCGACGCTAAAATAGAGGACACCACGGAGGCGGCCTGGGACAAGATAATAGACATCAACCTGAAAGGCCAGTTCCTGTGCTGCCGGGCGGTGGTGCCGGTAATGAAAAAGAACAGGTACGGCAAGATTATCAACCTTTCATCCATGGGGGCCGTCAGCCCGCCAGCGCCCATCGTGCATTACCATGCCGCCAAGGGCGGGGTGCTGGGACTGACGCGGGACCTGGCCGTGGAGCTGGCGCACCTGAATATCACCGTGAACGCCATCCTGCCCGGCCCGATATTGACCGACTTTTATACCGATATCCTGAAAGAGCAGCCGGGCCTGCTGGAAAAGCTCAATAAAAAAGTCCCGATGCGCCGTATGGGCACGCCGGAGGACATCGCCGGGGTGGCTTTATTCCTGGCCTCCGGGCTTTCTTCTTACGTGACGGGGGAAGATATCTGCGTGGGCGGGGGCCTGCCTTTATCCCCGCTGGACGAGGATAAGCTGTAG
- a CDS encoding SDR family oxidoreductase — protein sequence MSSLQGKTALVTGAASKRGMGHAIAIKLAKEGADVIVADKFATPKSMFPGDEKWGGLEEIVREIKALGRKGLALTLDINVNREIEAAMGKILEQFGRLDILVHAAAIRGPVGVNVIDLAEKDIRSVIDIDLVGAFLVCKAAARMMVAGKKGGKMVIFCSLAGTHGVTGSAAYSAAKYGTIGLTKSLALELAKYQINVNGINPGMIVTNLRDDAFQKMAEAEGISWEEARKKDQGGLANRIPWGRLGTPEEAADLTYFLVSDLATYVTGEVIALGGGVT from the coding sequence ATGAGCAGCCTGCAAGGAAAAACAGCCCTGGTCACCGGCGCCGCCAGCAAGCGGGGCATGGGCCACGCCATCGCCATAAAGCTGGCTAAAGAGGGGGCGGATGTCATCGTGGCGGACAAGTTCGCTACCCCCAAGAGCATGTTCCCCGGCGATGAAAAATGGGGCGGCCTGGAGGAAATCGTCAGGGAAATCAAGGCGCTGGGCCGGAAAGGCCTGGCGTTGACGCTGGATATCAATGTCAACCGGGAAATAGAAGCGGCGATGGGTAAAATCCTGGAGCAGTTCGGCCGGCTGGACATACTGGTTCATGCCGCCGCCATCCGCGGGCCGGTGGGCGTTAACGTTATCGACCTCGCGGAAAAAGACATAAGGTCGGTTATCGACATCGACCTGGTGGGGGCGTTCCTGGTCTGCAAAGCGGCAGCGCGCATGATGGTGGCGGGGAAAAAAGGGGGGAAGATGGTCATCTTCTGCTCGCTGGCGGGCACTCACGGCGTGACGGGCAGCGCGGCCTATTCCGCCGCCAAGTACGGCACCATCGGGCTTACCAAGAGCCTGGCGCTGGAGCTGGCCAAATATCAAATCAACGTCAACGGCATCAACCCGGGCATGATTGTGACCAACCTGCGGGATGATGCCTTCCAGAAAATGGCGGAGGCGGAGGGCATCAGCTGGGAAGAGGCGCGCAAGAAAGACCAGGGCGGACTGGCTAACCGCATCCCCTGGGGGCGGCTCGGCACCCCGGAAGAGGCGGCGGACCTGACCTATTTCCTGGTCTCCGACCTGGCAACCTACGTCACCGGCGAGGTGATTGCGCTGGGCGGCGGGGTGACTTAG
- a CDS encoding MmgE/PrpD family protein has product MNYPIDKNYYTDRRDKLLADYAEDARRWSPLVFGRYGEIQGFRILQEARQNFENLIPQIPYIGGDENIYTKNLVDSVRYLALYQAMKKFGKSVEEAGKIIYDVCLVKAGEPRPPIPPGEFLTPEQLWERSKKAAARTQEKRYPGDYVYTFVPGDGKKFDSGLDFTECASMKFYHEQDADELLPYYCYLDFAAAQARGTGFTRTMSLGEGQGKCNHRFKVKGKTEAPWPPPFLKKDRRKRTKKNNVAAIAAFAEYLTSTCYEDLPEAAVASAKQEVLDSLATALGGSGKAGVAELVEVAQEWGGAAQSTVIAHGFKCPAPNAAQVNGTMIHALDYDDGHQMALVHIGCVAVSTAFAAAERMGRISGKELITAIALGGDFTARLGLASKPGKSALASGWHPTTLFGYLGAAAVAGRLFRLDEDRMINALGLAYHQCGGAGSGVADGALAKRMGPGLAAKAGITSALMAERGITGERDPLEGKSGLYITYMGGDYDPSILTADLGKRWEGINIGDKPYPCCGLTHAAIDAVLAIKAKHDFKIEQIKEVTVTAGQAAYDLSRPPEVKKNPRTIIDAQFSVPYVTAAALFNGKVTVDNFTEEAIKRPEILGMAQKINTVLDSAMDRHGVGPSRVTVDMADGASYTEYVEHCLGSTERPMSFQDVVRKFRECAACAVKPVGEDKVEKVIQMVSIMETLPDATEIIRVLG; this is encoded by the coding sequence ATGAACTACCCTATAGATAAAAACTACTATACAGACCGCCGGGATAAGCTTTTAGCCGATTATGCCGAAGACGCGCGGCGCTGGAGTCCGCTGGTATTCGGCCGCTATGGGGAAATACAGGGGTTCCGGATTTTGCAGGAAGCGCGCCAGAATTTTGAAAACCTGATTCCGCAGATACCCTACATCGGCGGGGACGAGAATATTTATACCAAAAACCTGGTCGATTCCGTGCGCTACCTGGCGCTTTACCAGGCCATGAAGAAATTCGGCAAGAGCGTGGAAGAGGCGGGGAAAATAATCTATGACGTCTGCCTGGTTAAAGCCGGCGAGCCGCGCCCGCCCATCCCGCCCGGCGAGTTTCTAACGCCGGAACAGCTATGGGAACGGAGTAAAAAAGCCGCGGCAAGGACACAGGAAAAGCGCTATCCCGGCGATTACGTCTATACGTTCGTCCCCGGCGACGGTAAAAAATTCGATAGCGGCCTGGATTTCACCGAATGCGCCTCCATGAAGTTTTACCATGAGCAGGACGCCGATGAGCTTCTGCCGTACTACTGCTATCTCGATTTCGCGGCGGCTCAAGCGCGCGGTACCGGTTTTACCCGCACGATGTCCCTGGGCGAGGGACAGGGCAAATGCAATCACCGCTTTAAGGTTAAAGGCAAGACGGAAGCGCCCTGGCCGCCGCCGTTTTTAAAGAAAGACCGCCGGAAACGAACTAAAAAAAATAATGTGGCCGCCATAGCCGCTTTCGCGGAATACCTGACCTCCACCTGTTATGAAGATTTACCGGAAGCCGCGGTAGCGTCCGCCAAGCAAGAGGTGCTGGACAGTCTGGCTACCGCCCTGGGGGGTTCCGGCAAAGCGGGCGTGGCCGAGCTGGTGGAGGTGGCGCAGGAGTGGGGCGGTGCCGCCCAGAGCACGGTTATCGCTCACGGTTTCAAGTGCCCCGCCCCCAACGCCGCCCAGGTCAACGGCACCATGATACACGCGCTGGACTACGATGACGGCCACCAGATGGCGCTGGTGCACATCGGTTGTGTGGCGGTGTCCACCGCTTTCGCCGCGGCGGAGCGCATGGGCCGGATAAGCGGCAAAGAGCTGATTACTGCCATCGCGCTGGGCGGGGATTTCACGGCGCGGCTGGGACTGGCCAGCAAACCGGGCAAGAGCGCCCTGGCCTCCGGCTGGCACCCCACCACGCTCTTCGGCTACCTGGGCGCGGCGGCTGTCGCCGGCCGGCTATTCCGGCTCGATGAAGACAGGATGATTAACGCTTTGGGCCTGGCCTACCATCAATGTGGCGGGGCGGGTTCTGGCGTGGCGGACGGCGCTTTGGCCAAGCGCATGGGGCCGGGGCTGGCGGCCAAGGCCGGGATAACCTCCGCCCTGATGGCGGAGCGGGGCATTACCGGCGAGCGCGACCCCCTGGAGGGGAAGTCCGGGCTGTACATTACCTACATGGGCGGGGACTACGACCCCTCCATACTCACCGCCGACCTGGGGAAAAGGTGGGAGGGGATAAATATCGGGGACAAGCCCTACCCCTGCTGCGGGCTGACCCACGCCGCCATCGACGCGGTGCTGGCGATTAAAGCCAAACACGATTTTAAAATAGAGCAGATTAAAGAGGTCACCGTTACCGCCGGGCAGGCCGCTTACGACCTTTCCCGGCCGCCGGAGGTAAAGAAAAACCCGCGGACGATTATCGACGCCCAGTTCAGCGTGCCATACGTGACGGCGGCGGCTTTGTTTAACGGCAAGGTAACGGTGGACAACTTCACCGAAGAAGCCATTAAAAGGCCGGAAATCCTGGGCATGGCGCAAAAAATCAACACCGTGCTGGATAGCGCCATGGACCGGCACGGGGTGGGGCCGTCCCGCGTCACGGTCGACATGGCGGACGGCGCGTCATACACGGAGTATGTGGAGCACTGCCTGGGCAGTACCGAGCGCCCCATGAGCTTCCAGGACGTGGTCAGGAAGTTCCGGGAGTGCGCCGCCTGCGCTGTCAAACCGGTGGGGGAGGATAAGGTGGAAAAGGTCATTCAAATGGTGAGCATAATGGAAACCCTGCCGGATGCCACCGAGATTATACGGGTGTTGGGATAG
- a CDS encoding MarR family transcriptional regulator has protein sequence MLDRRSQIEGILQSFHAIRHRLLTGTYILSAKNQIPNSQWMVLRIVYQNEGIGVKELSRMLGISSSAATQLVNSLVKKGHLVREVNLEDRRALKIRPSKKTKELIDISNTQALGKVYSLFDVLSDEELQKYCDLSKKVAVKILEK, from the coding sequence ATGTTAGACAGAAGAAGTCAAATAGAGGGTATCCTGCAAAGCTTTCACGCTATCAGGCACAGATTGCTGACAGGCACCTATATTCTCTCCGCCAAAAACCAGATCCCTAACTCTCAATGGATGGTACTGCGTATCGTATACCAGAATGAGGGCATAGGGGTGAAAGAGCTCTCGCGGATGCTGGGTATCAGCAGCAGCGCCGCCACACAACTGGTGAATAGCCTGGTAAAAAAGGGGCACCTGGTCCGCGAGGTAAACCTTGAAGACCGCCGCGCTTTAAAAATACGGCCATCGAAAAAGACTAAAGAGCTTATTGATATTTCTAATACCCAGGCTTTAGGGAAAGTGTACTCGCTGTTTGACGTGCTATCGGATGAAGAGTTGCAAAAATATTGCGACTTAAGTAAAAAAGTCGCCGTTAAAATCCTGGAGAAATAA
- a CDS encoding MFS transporter: MESTTAKRYRQRWLGLTFLGVALLIISIDNTVLNVALPSIANQLGASTSGLQWIVDAYTLVFAALLLTSGSIGDRTGRKRALQVGQIVFGIGSLACALATSEGMLIGFRAFLGIGGAIIMPSTLSIITATFTDAKERALAIGIWAGIFGLGSGVGPVIAGSLLEHFSWSSVFYINLPVVVIGLIGVNFFVGESRDEKAPRTDIPGLLMSIIGLFALVYGIIQAGRGSWTEGQVVWSLGTAVVVLLLFIWWERRSPNAMMPMKLFKNMSFTGANIALAMVMFSMFGSLFFLGQYFQSVQGFTPLQAGLRLLPMAPILMIMAVSSARIARSIGIKLSVGLGILIAAGGLYYVSQIVRVDTPYWVLLIAMIVLCSGMAMAMSPATNSIMGSVPVNKAGVGSAMNNTLRQVGGALGVAVLGTLMNNTYISKVNLALGNPQMGLPAQGLDAIRSGIQGAHIFADKMGDPAVTKTIIDVTNNAFVSGMKEALVIGAIISAAAGLITLIILPAKIQPPIED, from the coding sequence GTGGAATCAACAACAGCCAAAAGATACCGGCAACGCTGGCTAGGTCTGACCTTTTTAGGCGTTGCGTTACTAATAATCAGCATCGACAACACCGTCCTGAATGTAGCCTTGCCTTCCATAGCCAACCAGTTAGGGGCCAGCACCAGCGGGCTACAATGGATTGTTGATGCCTATACGCTGGTGTTTGCCGCGCTACTCCTGACTTCGGGGTCGATTGGCGACCGGACCGGCCGCAAGCGAGCCCTCCAGGTGGGGCAGATAGTCTTCGGCATAGGGTCACTGGCCTGCGCACTGGCCACATCGGAAGGGATGCTTATCGGTTTCCGGGCGTTCCTGGGTATCGGCGGGGCAATCATTATGCCTTCCACCCTTTCCATCATCACGGCCACCTTCACCGATGCGAAAGAAAGGGCCCTGGCCATAGGGATTTGGGCGGGAATATTCGGGCTCGGTTCCGGTGTCGGCCCGGTTATCGCCGGGAGCCTGCTGGAACACTTTTCCTGGAGTTCAGTTTTTTACATCAATCTGCCGGTGGTCGTTATCGGATTAATCGGAGTGAATTTCTTCGTGGGAGAGTCCCGTGATGAAAAAGCCCCCAGAACGGACATTCCCGGGTTGCTGATGTCCATTATCGGCCTGTTCGCCCTGGTGTATGGCATTATCCAGGCGGGGAGAGGAAGCTGGACGGAGGGCCAGGTAGTATGGTCTTTAGGCACGGCGGTGGTGGTACTGCTGCTGTTCATCTGGTGGGAAAGGCGTTCTCCCAACGCCATGATGCCGATGAAGCTGTTTAAAAACATGTCCTTCACGGGAGCGAATATCGCCCTGGCGATGGTCATGTTTTCCATGTTCGGCTCGCTGTTTTTCCTGGGCCAGTATTTCCAGTCCGTGCAGGGCTTCACGCCGCTCCAGGCCGGATTACGTCTTTTGCCGATGGCGCCCATATTGATGATTATGGCCGTCAGCTCGGCGCGCATCGCCAGAAGCATCGGGATAAAGCTGAGCGTAGGCTTAGGAATATTGATAGCGGCCGGCGGTCTTTACTACGTTTCACAGATAGTACGTGTGGATACTCCCTACTGGGTGCTTTTAATTGCCATGATCGTCCTGTGCTCCGGAATGGCGATGGCCATGAGCCCGGCCACGAACTCTATAATGGGTTCCGTACCGGTCAACAAAGCGGGTGTAGGGTCGGCGATGAATAACACCTTGCGCCAGGTGGGCGGCGCGCTGGGCGTAGCGGTATTGGGCACATTAATGAACAACACCTATATCAGCAAAGTCAACCTGGCGCTGGGTAATCCACAGATGGGCCTGCCGGCGCAGGGGCTGGATGCCATCCGCAGCGGTATCCAGGGCGCCCATATCTTCGCGGATAAAATGGGTGACCCTGCCGTTACGAAGACCATTATCGATGTCACCAACAACGCCTTTGTCTCCGGCATGAAAGAGGCGCTGGTGATAGGCGCGATCATTTCCGCCGCCGCCGGACTGATTACCCTGATTATCCTGCCGGCTAAAATCCAACCGCCAATCGAAGACTAG